The following proteins come from a genomic window of Vicinamibacterales bacterium:
- a CDS encoding SDR family oxidoreductase — protein MAKYLVTGGAGFIGSHLAEELVRRGHTVRVADSLITGKRSNLEHIPAVEFLEGDLADEAFARRAVEGVDYVLHQAAIPSVPRSVKDPISSNRANVDATLNVLVAARDAGVKRLVFAGSSSAYGNTPTLPKHEDMPANPLSPYALQKVVGEQYLQMFTRLYGLETVSIRYFNVFGPRQDPSSPYSGVISVFATALLENRSPTIYGDGEQTRDFTYVANVVDGVLRACEAKGASGEVINVATGGRISLNQLFSTMRELVGASVTPTYVETRAGDVHDSQADISKARRILGYEPIVSFEDGLQRTVAWYRTSTAGASV, from the coding sequence ATGGCCAAGTATCTCGTCACCGGCGGCGCCGGATTCATCGGATCTCATCTAGCGGAAGAACTCGTCCGGCGCGGGCACACGGTCCGGGTGGCCGACAGCCTCATCACTGGAAAACGCTCGAATCTCGAACACATTCCCGCGGTCGAGTTCCTCGAAGGCGATCTGGCGGACGAGGCGTTCGCGCGCCGCGCCGTCGAGGGGGTCGATTACGTGCTGCACCAGGCGGCGATTCCCTCCGTGCCGCGCTCGGTGAAGGATCCGATCAGCTCGAACCGCGCGAACGTCGATGCGACGCTGAACGTGCTCGTCGCGGCGCGCGACGCCGGCGTCAAACGGCTGGTGTTTGCCGGGTCGTCGTCCGCCTACGGCAACACGCCGACGCTGCCGAAGCACGAAGACATGCCGGCCAATCCGTTGTCGCCGTACGCGCTCCAGAAGGTGGTGGGGGAGCAGTACCTGCAGATGTTCACGCGGCTGTACGGACTCGAAACCGTGTCGATCCGCTACTTCAACGTGTTCGGTCCGCGGCAGGATCCGTCGTCGCCGTACTCCGGCGTGATCTCGGTGTTCGCCACCGCGCTGCTCGAGAATCGTTCCCCGACGATCTACGGCGACGGCGAGCAGACGCGCGACTTCACCTACGTGGCCAACGTCGTCGACGGCGTGCTCCGCGCCTGCGAGGCGAAGGGGGCCAGCGGGGAAGTCATCAACGTCGCCACCGGCGGCCGCATCTCGCTGAACCAGCTGTTCTCGACGATGCGCGAGCTGGTGGGCGCGAGCGTGACGCCGACCTACGTCGAGACGCGGGCCGGCGACGTCCACGACTCGCAGGCCGACATCTCGAAGGCTCGGCGCATTCTCGGCTACGAGCCGATCGTGTCGTTCGAGGACGGGCTGCAGCGCACCGTGGCGTGGTACCGCACGTCGACGGCCGGCGC
- a CDS encoding ABC transporter permease → MAIALLGALSPLVPVSRRRVWIEQWRAELWHYALWLQRERASCAALRLLARASGAAAHALHLRLADWSPRMIVHDLRFAWRMFVRRPAFTAVAVLILALGIGANTTIFSWIQSVLFSPLGGVVRQDRIVVVRTATAEREGLSLSYPNFQDLRAAKPEGLADVMAFRLASMSLRAGGDPVRAFGALVSANYFDFLGVRPVLGRGFTADEGIVPDRDPVVVISHEFWTRVFGADPAVVGRSVTMNSRAFTVVGVTPPEFHGPVASVMLDVYVPVTMQRAVLAGHRLPPRGGGWLDVYARLADGASLEQARESVGVVGMRLADQFPDANRGRHLRVIPLWRSGTGSVLLPVFTTLMAVVGVVLLIASANVAGLLLARGISRQREIAVRFALGASRWQVVRQMLIETLMLSAAGCVLGLAAARWTSGLLDVFVPRMPFPLRFDAHVDSASVVFAIAVAVASAVSAGVVPALRSSRVKPGPALKDATPATSGRSGGLRRGLVIAQVSLSVVLLVCASLFTRSLLRSDAMDPGFSLRTGLLAAIDLAPGGYDADRGAVFVQQLIDRVGSLPGVTAATVARTIPLDVGGSSDMSVAIDGYTPRQDEEVTAYYNQVGPRYFETMGIPIVRGRAIAPGDVGGQRQVAVINETMARRYWPAGDPIGAIVRFGSGPVTIVGVARDGKYSRLSEAPRNYMYLPALQNYRSDLLLHVRSDADAAVLLPAVRAAVRELDPNLALFDVRTVQQHLRISTFLARMAASVLGVFGALGLLLAAVGLYGVIAFNAAQRTREMGVRMALGASRSQVVSLLLWDGFVLGAAGIAAGLAMALGAGRLVAGQLTGVSGADPVSFWGTAAIFVAVTTAACLLPARRAARLDPLAALRQE, encoded by the coding sequence TTGGCGATTGCGCTCCTGGGCGCGCTGTCGCCTCTGGTGCCGGTCAGCCGCCGGCGTGTCTGGATCGAACAGTGGCGCGCGGAGCTGTGGCACTACGCGCTGTGGCTGCAGCGCGAGCGCGCCTCGTGCGCCGCGCTTCGGCTGCTGGCGCGCGCGTCAGGCGCCGCGGCGCACGCGCTGCACCTTCGCCTTGCTGACTGGAGTCCGCGCATGATCGTGCACGATCTGAGATTCGCCTGGCGCATGTTCGTCCGCCGTCCCGCGTTCACCGCGGTCGCCGTCCTCATTCTGGCGCTCGGCATCGGCGCCAACACCACCATCTTCAGCTGGATCCAGTCGGTCCTGTTCTCGCCGCTCGGCGGCGTCGTCCGCCAGGACCGCATCGTGGTCGTCCGCACGGCAACGGCCGAGCGCGAGGGCCTCAGCCTCTCCTATCCGAATTTCCAGGACCTGCGCGCGGCGAAACCTGAAGGCCTCGCCGACGTGATGGCGTTCCGGCTGGCGTCGATGTCGCTCCGGGCGGGCGGCGATCCGGTGCGGGCGTTCGGCGCGCTCGTTTCGGCGAACTACTTCGACTTCCTCGGCGTCCGTCCGGTGCTCGGCCGCGGGTTCACGGCGGACGAAGGGATCGTGCCGGATCGTGACCCGGTCGTCGTGATCTCGCACGAGTTCTGGACGCGCGTGTTCGGCGCGGATCCGGCGGTCGTCGGACGCAGCGTCACCATGAACAGCCGCGCCTTCACCGTCGTCGGCGTGACGCCGCCGGAGTTCCACGGTCCCGTCGCCTCCGTCATGCTCGACGTCTACGTTCCGGTCACGATGCAGCGGGCGGTACTCGCTGGACACCGGTTGCCGCCTCGCGGCGGCGGATGGCTGGACGTGTACGCCCGTCTCGCCGACGGCGCCTCGCTGGAACAGGCCAGGGAGAGCGTTGGGGTCGTCGGTATGCGGCTGGCGGACCAGTTCCCGGACGCGAACCGCGGCCGCCATCTGCGCGTGATCCCGCTGTGGCGCTCGGGGACCGGCAGCGTGCTCCTGCCGGTGTTCACGACGCTGATGGCCGTGGTCGGGGTCGTGCTGCTGATCGCGTCGGCGAACGTCGCCGGGCTGCTGCTGGCGCGCGGAATCTCGCGGCAGCGGGAGATCGCCGTCCGCTTTGCGCTGGGCGCGAGCCGATGGCAGGTCGTGCGGCAGATGCTGATCGAGACGCTGATGTTGTCGGCGGCCGGATGCGTTCTCGGCCTGGCCGCGGCCCGCTGGACGTCCGGATTGCTCGACGTCTTCGTGCCGCGCATGCCGTTTCCGCTCCGTTTCGACGCGCACGTGGATTCGGCCAGCGTCGTCTTCGCGATCGCCGTTGCCGTGGCGTCGGCCGTCAGCGCCGGGGTCGTGCCGGCGCTGCGCTCGTCCCGTGTGAAGCCCGGGCCCGCGTTGAAGGACGCCACGCCGGCGACGTCCGGCCGGAGCGGCGGGCTGCGCCGCGGTCTCGTCATCGCGCAGGTCAGCCTGTCCGTCGTGCTCCTCGTGTGCGCGTCGCTGTTCACGCGCAGCCTGCTGCGCTCGGACGCGATGGATCCGGGCTTCTCGCTCCGTACGGGCCTCCTCGCCGCAATCGATCTCGCGCCGGGCGGTTATGACGCGGATCGGGGGGCGGTCTTCGTGCAGCAGCTGATCGATCGCGTCGGCAGCCTGCCGGGCGTCACTGCCGCCACCGTGGCGCGGACGATTCCGCTGGACGTGGGCGGCAGCAGCGACATGTCAGTCGCCATCGACGGCTACACGCCGCGGCAGGACGAGGAGGTGACCGCGTACTACAACCAGGTGGGACCGCGATACTTCGAGACCATGGGCATTCCGATCGTGCGCGGCCGCGCCATCGCGCCCGGCGACGTGGGCGGGCAGCGGCAGGTTGCGGTCATCAACGAAACCATGGCCCGTCGGTACTGGCCGGCCGGCGATCCGATCGGTGCCATCGTCCGCTTCGGATCCGGACCGGTCACGATCGTCGGCGTCGCGCGCGACGGCAAGTACTCGCGCCTCAGCGAGGCGCCGCGCAATTACATGTATCTCCCGGCGCTCCAGAACTACCGTTCCGATCTGCTGCTGCACGTGCGCAGCGATGCCGACGCGGCGGTCTTGCTGCCGGCGGTGCGCGCCGCGGTCCGTGAGCTCGATCCCAACCTGGCCCTCTTCGACGTGCGCACGGTCCAGCAGCACCTCCGCATCAGTACGTTCCTCGCGCGCATGGCGGCCTCGGTGCTCGGCGTCTTCGGCGCGCTCGGCCTGTTGCTCGCAGCGGTCGGCCTGTATGGCGTCATCGCGTTCAACGCGGCGCAGCGTACGAGGGAGATGGGCGTACGAATGGCACTGGGCGCCAGCCGTTCTCAGGTCGTCAGCCTGCTTCTGTGGGACGGGTTCGTACTCGGCGCAGCCGGAATTGCCGCGGGACTCGCGATGGCGCTCGGCGCCGGGCGGCTCGTCGCCGGCCAGCTCACGGGAGTGTCCGGTGCGGATCCGGTGAGTTTCTGGGGCACCGCCGCCATATTCGTGGCGGTGACGACCGCTGCCTGTCTGCTCCCCGCGCGCCGCGCCGCGCGGCTGGATCCACTGGCGGCCCTGCGGCAGGAGTAG
- a CDS encoding helix-turn-helix transcriptional regulator → MITNIAISFGSAVILHAVASGSRFGFDIMQVTGLTSGTVYPALDRLETAGYLKSSWEDAAAAHADGRPARRYFTLTAAGAAALRAALQKYRALRPIAGFSPEEA, encoded by the coding sequence TTGATTACCAACATAGCCATCAGCTTCGGCTCTGCCGTCATCCTGCACGCGGTCGCCTCCGGCAGCCGGTTCGGCTTCGACATCATGCAGGTCACCGGCCTGACCAGCGGCACCGTGTATCCGGCGCTCGATCGGCTCGAAACCGCCGGGTACCTGAAATCGAGCTGGGAAGACGCCGCCGCCGCGCATGCCGACGGTCGGCCGGCGCGCCGCTATTTCACCCTGACGGCCGCCGGCGCCGCGGCGCTGCGCGCCGCGCTGCAGAAATACCGCGCGCTCCGCCCGATCGCGGGCTTCAGTCCGGAGGAGGCGTAG